The following coding sequences lie in one Sorex araneus isolate mSorAra2 chromosome 4, mSorAra2.pri, whole genome shotgun sequence genomic window:
- the ZNF316 gene encoding zinc finger protein 316, with amino-acid sequence MAALRAALERAGRWGCGSPEAQGEEQREDGGEALVGQVEVELEDDEDEQRVMAEPGRLLGGAREHCSRRGHAKSSVVPEKAQQASRVLAWPRDEALEEEEDEGKAEGDDDDDEDSLTSGSQGLVTFEDVAVYLSLEEWEHLDAAQRGLYRDVMQENYGILVSLGYPIPKPDLIFRLEQGEAPWVPDSPRPQEGDIVTGVYTGAWFWTDDLDDQEEEDDEDFLAEVAEEENEPPGLWSAAYGVGDVPGTWGPDDSDSAQTPGGWEPEPGGLGGLAEGAVAKPFPPGREPGADLLAPWAFPDAGAAPVGRPETTCDVCGKVFPHRSRLAKHQRYHAAVKPFGCDECGKGFVYRSHLAIHQRTHTGEKPFPCPDCGKRFVYKSHLVTHRRIHTGERPYRCAFCGAGFGRRSYLVTHQRTHTGERPYPCAHCGRSFSQSSALARHQAVHTADRPHCCPDCGQAFRLRADFQRHRRGGGCAEPGGGGGGSGPRRGPCEARGPAGNAEKPQPEPEPPEPREPGKTDADAREKEVAGEPPAPPVPRSKEDPPPDRRIPGLGNGLGDSQGASSHPLGFHFPVHPKSWLRPDGFPILGFPDFGERLPADGRPLPGALGGRLSLVEGAGLACDPFATSGGPGGGGGGSGGLRAFGPTLGELLAEPAPAALADEESPWICSDCGKTFGRRAALAKHQRYHAGERPHRCADCGKSFVYGSHLARHRRTHTGERPFPCPECGARFARGSHLAAHVRGHTGEKPFVCGVCGAGFSRRAHLTAHGRAHTGERPYACGECGRRFGQSAALTRHQWAHAEEKPHRCPDCGKGFGHSSDFKRHRRTHTGEKPFRCGDCGRGFAQRSNLAKHRRGHTGERPFPCPDCGKRFSQRSVLVTHQRTHTGERPYACASCGRRFSQSSHLLTHMKTHRGAAGPAATPAPPAPRPPPAPAPGDRSGALRDFAGGTSFGSEPAAAFAGTSGALEGSVQ; translated from the exons ATGGCAGCCCTGCGAGCAGCCCTGGAGAGAGCGGGCCGGTGGGGCTGCGGGTCACCGGAGGCCCAAGGGGAGGAGCAGCGGGAGGACGGGGGAGAAGCCCTTGTGGGGCAGGTGGAGGTGGAGCTGGAGGACGACGAGGATGAGCAGCGGGTCATGGCAGAGCCGGGGCGCCTACTGGGGGGTGCCCGGGAGCACTGCAGCCGCCGTGGCCACGCCAAGTCCTCAGTGGTTCCAGAAAAGG CCCAGCAGGCCTCCCGGGTTCTGGCCTGGCCCAGGGACGAGGCcctggaggaagaagaggacGAGGGAAAGGCGGAGGGGGATGACGATGATGACGAGGACTCCCTGACATCAGGGTCTCAG GGGCTGGTGACCTTCGAGGACGTGGCTGTGTACCTGTCCCTGGAGGAATGGGAGCATCTGGACGCGGCGCAGCGCGGCCTGTACAGGGATGTGATGCAGGAGAACTACGGGATCCTGGTGTCcctgg GCTACCCCATCCCCAAGCCCGACCTCATCTTCCGGCTGGAGCAGGGGGAGGCGCCGTGGGTGCCCGACAGTCCCCGTCCCCAGGAGGGCGACATCGTCACAGGCGTCTACACAG GAGCCTGGTTCTGGACAGATGACCTGGACgatcaggaggaggaggacgatgaGGACTTCCTGGCAGAGGTGGCCGAGGAGGAGAATGAGCCCCCGGGGCTGTGGTCAGCGGCCTACGGCGTGGGGGACGTGCCGGGCACGTGGGGCCCCGACGACTCAGACTCGGCACAGACCCCGGGGGGCTGGGAGCCTGAGCCGGGTGGCCTGGGCGGGCTGGCCGAGGGGGCCGTGGCCAAGCCATTCCCGCCTGGCCGGGAGCCGGGTGCAGATCTGCTGGCGCCCTGGGCGTTTCCTGACGCGGGGGCGGCCCCCGTCGGGCGACCGGAGACCACGTGCGACGTTTGCGGCAAAGTGTTCCCGCACCGCTCAAGGCTGGCCAAGCACCAGCGCTACCACGCGGCCGTCAAGCCTTTCGGCTGCGACGAGTGCGGGAAGGGCTTCGTGTACCGCTCGCACCTGGCCATCCACCAGCGCACGCACACCGGCGAGAAGCCCTTCCCGTGCCCCGACTGCGGCAAGCGCTTCGTCTACAAGTCGCACCTGGTCACGCACCGGCGCATCCACACGGGCGAGCGGCCGTACCGCTGCGCCTTCTGCGGCGCGGGCTTCGGGCGCCGCTCCTACCTGGTCACGCACCAGCGCACGcacacgggcgagcggccctACCCCTGCGCGCACTGCGGCCGCAGCTTCAGCCAGAGCTCGGCGCTCGCGCGCCACCAGgccgtgcacacggccgaccggccGCACTGCTGCCCGGACTGCGGCCAAGCCTTCCGCCTCCGCGCAGACTTTCAGCGCCACCGTCGGGGCGGCGGATGCGCGGAgcctggcggcggcggcggcggcagcggcccACGCCGGGGCCCCTGCGAGGCGCGGGGGCCTGCGGGGAACGCCGAGAAGCCGCAGCCCGAGCCCGAGCCTCCGGAGCCCCGAGAGCCGGGCAAGACGGACGCAGACGCGCGAGAGAAGGAGGTGGCTGGGGAGCCCCCGGCGCCGCCCGTCCCCCGGAGCAAGGAGGATCCCCCGCCGGACAGGCGCATCCCCGGGCTGGGCAACGGCCTGGGCGACAGCCAAGGAGCGTCTTCGCACCCGCTGGGCTTCCACTTCCCCGTGCACCCCAAGTCTTGGCTGCGTCCGGACGGCTTTCCCATCCTGGGCTTCCCAGACTTTGGCGAGCGGCTGCCGGCCGACGGGCGCCCCTTgccgggggctctggggggccgCCTCTCCCTGGTGGAGGGCGCGGGGCTGGCGTGCGACCCCTTCGCTACCTCCGGCGGGCCCGGGGGCGGCGGTGGTGGCAGCGGGGGGTTGCGCGCCTTTGGGCCGACTCTCGGGGAGCTGCTGGCCGAGCCAGCGCCCGCCGCTCTGGCCGACGAGGAGAGCCCGTGGATCTGCTCCGACTGCGGCAAGACGTTCGGGCGCCGTGCGGCGCTAGCCAAGCACCAGCGCTACCACGCGGGCGAGCGGCCGCACCGCTGCGCCGACTGCGGCAAGAGCTTCGTGTACGGCTCGCACCTGGCGCGCCACCGGCGCACGcacacgggcgagcggccctTCCCGTGCCCCGAGTGCGGCGCGCGCTTCGCCCGCGGCTCGCACCTGGCGGCGCACGTGCGCGGCCACACGGGCGAGAAACCGTTCGTGTGCGGCGTGTGCGGCGCGGGCTTCAGCCGCCGCGCGCACCTGACGGCGCACGGGCGCGCGcacacgggcgagcggccctACGCCTGCGGGGAGTGCGGACGCCGCTTCGGGCAGAGCGCGGCGCTGACGCGGCACCAGTGGGCGCACGCCGAGGAGAAGCCGCACCGCTGCCCCGACTGCGGCAAGGGCTTCGGCCACAGCTCGGACTTCAAGCGGCACCGGCGcacgcacacgggcgagaagcccttccGCTGCGGCGACTGCGGCCGCGGCTTCGCGCAGCGCTCCAACCTGGCCAAGCACCGGCGCGGCcacacgggcgagcggccctTCCCGTGCCCCGACTGCGGCAAGCGCTTCTCGCAGCGCTCGGTGCTCGTCACGCACCAGCGCACGcacacgggcgagcggccctACGCCTGCGCCAGCTGCGGCCGCCGCTTCTCGCAGAGCTCGCACCTGCTCACGCACATGAAGACGCACCGCGGCGCCGCCGGGCCCGCCGCGACGCCAGCGCCACCAGCGCCCAGGCCGCCGCCCGCACCCGCGCCCGGGGACCGCAGCGGCGCCCTGCGCGACTTCGCGGGCGGCACGAGCTTCGGCTCCGAGCCCGCCGCCGCCTTCGCGGGAACTTCGGGCGCCCTGGAGGGCAGTGTCCAGTGA
- the ZNF853 gene encoding zinc finger protein 853, with protein sequence MALGAAAQTLVLKLRSLKDGVPAPGFLSGGSGGRESQEQEEAQERRTSAPQRTVSVPTGVGDTSKKTRRERPGCWPKGPQPLRSPQQLLQHGEEREQPQQQEQSEQQRQGQLGWRQRRQGQAPQLLRQSQRQSVQQEQPLLQTQEHFQLHGAQVQEQLEQRPQRRLLQQRLQDARIQQQLQPEEEEEVELELEPVDAGSGSEQEQEQEQELERQREQRQLQLRLQEELQQLEQQLEQQELQLELTPVSPGPPPQELQLELTPVSPELQLELVPTAAGDGTSEPAAPAAVMVAPPGYVVVQELMVLPAVAAAPALVAIPGPAGSAALAPARQRRRRARDRPTICGECGKGFGRSTDLVRHQATHTGERPHRCAECGKGFSQHSNLVTHRRIHTGEKPYACGYCAKRFSESSALVQHRRTHTGERPYACGDCGKRFSVSSNLLRHRRTHSGERPFACEDCGERFRHKVQIRRHERQLHGAGRPRGLGLLRPPRAPPGAAPRPAPAP encoded by the exons atgGCGCTGGGAGCGGCTGCACAGACCTTGGTGCTGAAGCTCCGGAGTCTGAAGGATGGGGTCCCGGCGCCAGGGTTCCTCTCAG GTGGCAGCGGTGGGAGAGAAagccaggagcaggaagaggcccAGGAGAGGCGCACAAGCGCCCCCCAGCGGACGGTCTCAGTCCCAACAGGGGTCGGTGACACCTCCAAGAAGACGCGCCGAGAGCGGCCTGGGTGCTGGCCAAAAGGGCCCCAACCGCTGCGTTCTCCACAACAGCTACTGCAGCACGGAGAGGAGAGGGAACAGCCGCAGCAGCAAGAGCAATCTGAGCAGCAGAGGCAAGGACAGTTAGGATGGCGCCAGCGACGGCAGGGACAGGCTCCTCAGCTACTGAGACAATCACAGAGACAGTCAGTGCAGCAGGAGCAGCCACTGTTACAGACGCAAGAACACTTCCAGCTGCATGGAGCACAAGTGCAAGAACAGTTAGAGCAGCGGCCACAGCGGCGGCTGTTGCAGCAGCGGCTGCAGGATGCGCGGAtacagcagcagctgcagcctgaggaggaggaagaggtggaacTGGAGCTGGAGCCCGTGGATGCGGGGTCGGGGtcggagcaggagcaggagcaggagcaggagctcgAGCGGCAGCGGGAGCAGCGGCAGCTACAGCTCAGACTCCAGGAGGAGCTGCAGCAGCTGGAGCAACAGCTGGAGCAGCAGGAGCTGCAGCTGGAGCTGACGCCGGTGTCGCCAGGGCCCCCGCCCCAGGAGCTGCAACTGGAGCTGACCCCCGTGTCCCCCGAGCTGCAGCTGGAGCTGGTGCCCACGGCGGCGGGTGACGGAACCTCCGAGCCCGCGGCCCCAGCGGCGGTCATGGTGGCGCCCCCGGGCTATGTGGTGGTGCAGGAGCTGATGGTGCTGCCGGCTGTGGCGGCTGCACCCGCCCTGGTGGCCATCCCCGGCCCGGCGGGCAGCGCCGCCCTGGCGCCTGCCCGGCAGCGGCGCCGGCGTGCGCGGGACCGGCCAACCATCTGCGGCGAGTGCGGCAAGGGCTTCGGCCGCAGCACCGACCTGGTGCGCCACCAGGCCACGCACACGGGCGAGCGGCCGCACCGCTGCGCCGAGTGCGGCAAGGGCTTTTCGCAGCACTCCAACCTGGTCACGCACCGGCGcatccacacgggcgagaagccctacgcGTGCGGCTACTGCGCCAAGCGCTTCAGCGAGAGCTCGGCGCTCGTGCAGCACCGGCGCACGcacacgggcgagcggccctACGCGTGCGGCGACTGCGGCAAACGCTTCAGCGTTTCGTCCAACCTGCTGCGCCACCGGCGCACGCACTCGGGCGAGCGGCCGTTCGCCTGCGAGGACTGCGGCGAGCGCTTCCGCCACAAGGTGCAGATCCGCCGGCACGAGCGCCAGCTGCACGGCGCTGGCCGCCCCCGTGGCCTCGGCCTGctgcgccccccgcgcgcgccccccggagccgccccgcgccccgcgcccgcaccCTGA